In Nostoc sp. GT001, a genomic segment contains:
- a CDS encoding YebC/PmpR family DNA-binding transcriptional regulator — translation MAGHSKWANIKRQKAVVDAKRGKTFTQLSRAIIVAARSGVPDPALNFQLRTAVDKAKAASIPNDNIERAIAKGAGTFGGDSATFEAIRYEGYGPGGVAILIEALTDNRNRTAADLRVAFSKNGGNLGETGCVSWMFEQKGVCVVQGVLDEEQLLEASLEGGAQSYEMTEDEMAEVFTDIGNLETLSQTLKNQGFKVTDAELRWIPSNSVEVTDPDQARSLFKLIDTLEGLDDVQNVTANFEISEELMSITIS, via the coding sequence ATGGCAGGACACAGTAAATGGGCAAATATTAAGCGCCAAAAAGCGGTAGTAGATGCAAAAAGGGGAAAAACCTTTACTCAGTTATCGCGGGCAATTATCGTTGCGGCTAGAAGCGGCGTCCCAGATCCGGCACTGAATTTTCAACTTCGTACAGCAGTTGACAAGGCAAAGGCTGCGAGTATTCCCAATGATAATATTGAACGAGCGATCGCTAAAGGTGCAGGCACTTTTGGCGGCGATAGTGCTACTTTTGAAGCGATTCGCTACGAAGGTTATGGCCCTGGTGGTGTAGCGATTTTAATCGAAGCCCTCACAGATAATCGCAATCGCACTGCTGCTGACTTGCGTGTAGCTTTTAGTAAAAATGGTGGCAATCTTGGTGAAACAGGTTGCGTTAGCTGGATGTTTGAACAAAAAGGCGTTTGTGTTGTGCAGGGTGTACTTGACGAAGAACAGCTTTTAGAAGCATCCCTCGAAGGCGGTGCCCAGTCTTATGAAATGACTGAAGATGAGATGGCTGAGGTTTTTACTGATATTGGAAATTTAGAAACCCTTAGTCAGACACTCAAAAATCAAGGCTTTAAGGTAACTGATGCTGAATTGCGCTGGATTCCTAGTAATAGTGTAGAAGTTACCGATCCTGATCAGGCGCGATCGCTTTTCAAGTTAATTGATACTCTAGAAGGCTTGGATGACGTGCAAAATGTCACAGCTAACTTTGAAATATCAGAAGAATTGATGTCTATCACCATTTCCTAA
- a CDS encoding phycobiliprotein lyase, with product MTSLLKIAQTADESQISEFFQESAGNWRSQRRYYTLPKGETKEMESIVTINFLEQGCDELQKLAQMHDLADTGSLICGAAVTWESMDVLKDRKESQGSTIFGALGNILYRDRGFAISKPVTAQYYFSNPKTMCLRTEYNGSVFEEELKLIGSKYRTRQSIISRAGEQLMIGQYLEKRVD from the coding sequence GTGACATCTCTGTTAAAAATTGCACAAACTGCTGATGAATCCCAGATTTCCGAATTTTTCCAAGAATCAGCGGGTAATTGGCGATCGCAACGGCGCTACTACACCCTACCCAAGGGAGAAACCAAGGAGATGGAGAGTATCGTTACGATCAATTTTCTTGAGCAGGGCTGTGATGAATTGCAAAAGCTAGCTCAGATGCACGATTTGGCTGATACGGGTAGTTTGATCTGTGGTGCAGCAGTAACATGGGAAAGTATGGATGTGCTTAAGGACAGGAAAGAGTCGCAAGGTTCAACAATATTTGGAGCTTTAGGAAATATTTTGTACCGCGATCGCGGCTTTGCTATATCTAAACCAGTCACCGCTCAGTATTATTTCTCCAACCCTAAAACAATGTGTTTGCGAACTGAGTATAACGGTTCGGTCTTTGAAGAAGAGTTAAAGCTAATTGGCAGCAAATACCGCACCAGGCAAAGCATTATCTCCCGTGCTGGTGAGCAGTTGATGATTGGTCAATATTTAGAAAAGAGAGTGGATTAG
- a CDS encoding efflux RND transporter periplasmic adaptor subunit — protein MILDANKPHKQVKMTDPVATNQLINIQLDSVVKTEVATADLKSRLLANSTCAISEKGKERNYSLSSNSVRSLLIPCLVGIGLLTASCGSLPKESAGAQSQQPGGRERGGGTPVDAAIARTDSLQTQPEYTGNTTPFRIISVRSQVEARLLALNLDVGDTVKQGQNVGQLDDAILLTELKQAEAELAALKSEVARATNQVSNARADVERARLEVVQAQADSRRQQDLFKAGAIAQQSAEQARTQAQTAAQALRAAQEQVRTEQQAVAAAQGRVLAQQALVAQTKERRSYARLTSPITGVVTEKVTEPGNLLQAGSEVLKIGDFNRVKVVVQVSELELAQIQVGQSVQVRLDAFPNETLIGRVTRISPAADATARLIPVEVVIPNNQGKIGSGLLARVNFETQTQQRVVVPQTAIQKQAGAAKGAGAAKRAGGEQENPSGTLFVVKDTEGKTKVAARAVTLGKRVDGKVEILSGLQVGERYVVRSGQPLKDGAAVRLSILSETAESSPKGN, from the coding sequence ATGATTTTGGATGCAAATAAGCCGCACAAACAGGTGAAAATGACAGATCCAGTAGCCACTAATCAACTAATTAATATCCAGTTAGATTCAGTTGTGAAAACTGAAGTGGCTACCGCAGATTTAAAGAGTAGACTTCTTGCAAACAGCACTTGTGCAATAAGTGAAAAAGGGAAAGAAAGAAATTATTCCCTTTCTTCCAATTCTGTAAGAAGTTTATTGATTCCCTGTTTGGTGGGTATAGGACTGTTGACGGCAAGTTGCGGATCACTGCCCAAGGAATCAGCAGGAGCACAATCTCAGCAACCTGGTGGTAGAGAACGCGGTGGTGGAACACCTGTAGATGCGGCGATCGCTCGAACTGACTCGCTGCAAACACAACCAGAGTACACAGGTAATACAACACCTTTTCGGATTATATCAGTGCGATCGCAAGTAGAAGCCCGGTTGTTGGCTTTGAACTTAGATGTGGGCGATACGGTAAAACAAGGGCAAAACGTCGGGCAGTTAGATGATGCCATACTTTTGACCGAATTAAAGCAAGCAGAAGCAGAACTAGCAGCCCTGAAATCCGAAGTAGCTAGGGCAACCAATCAAGTAAGCAATGCTCGTGCAGACGTTGAACGGGCGCGGCTAGAAGTGGTACAAGCTCAGGCAGACTCAAGACGACAACAGGATCTATTCAAAGCCGGAGCGATCGCCCAACAATCTGCCGAACAAGCACGTACACAGGCGCAAACAGCCGCCCAGGCACTACGGGCAGCCCAAGAGCAAGTCCGCACAGAACAGCAAGCCGTCGCTGCTGCCCAAGGTAGAGTACTTGCCCAACAGGCATTGGTTGCCCAAACCAAAGAGCGTAGGTCTTATGCTCGACTCACATCCCCCATTACTGGCGTAGTCACAGAAAAGGTGACAGAACCGGGCAATCTTCTGCAAGCAGGTAGCGAAGTCTTGAAAATTGGTGACTTTAACCGTGTCAAAGTTGTTGTGCAAGTTTCCGAATTAGAACTGGCACAAATTCAAGTTGGGCAGTCTGTACAAGTCCGCTTAGATGCCTTCCCCAACGAAACATTAATTGGCAGAGTTACGCGCATTTCCCCAGCTGCCGATGCCACAGCTCGTTTGATACCTGTAGAGGTAGTGATTCCCAACAATCAAGGGAAGATTGGTAGCGGATTACTGGCGCGAGTCAATTTTGAAACTCAGACTCAACAGCGAGTAGTAGTGCCACAAACAGCTATTCAAAAACAAGCCGGGGCAGCAAAAGGAGCAGGGGCAGCAAAAAGAGCAGGTGGAGAGCAAGAAAACCCATCTGGAACACTATTTGTAGTCAAAGACACAGAAGGCAAGACGAAAGTAGCAGCACGTGCTGTCACTTTAGGAAAAAGGGTTGATGGCAAAGTTGAAATTCTATCTGGCTTACAAGTCGGGGAGCGCTATGTTGTTCGCAGTGGTCAACCCCTAAAAGATGGAGCCGCTGTACGTTTATCAATTCTTTCCGAAACAGCAGAGTCATCCCCTAAAGGGAATTAA
- a CDS encoding RNA-binding protein, translating to MSIYVGNLSYDVTQDALSAVFAEYGAVKRVQLPTDRETGRLRGFAFVEMSSEDEETKAIEALDGAEWLGRDLKVNKAKPKEDRSGGSFGNRGGGGGYNRSNNRY from the coding sequence ATGTCAATTTACGTTGGTAACCTCTCCTATGATGTTACACAAGATGCGCTAAGTGCTGTATTTGCAGAATATGGTGCTGTAAAGCGTGTTCAACTACCCACTGACCGTGAAACAGGTCGTTTACGCGGTTTTGCTTTCGTGGAAATGAGTTCAGAAGATGAAGAAACGAAAGCCATTGAAGCTCTTGATGGTGCTGAATGGCTTGGTCGTGACCTCAAAGTAAATAAAGCCAAGCCCAAAGAAGACAGAAGTGGTGGTTCCTTTGGGAACCGTGGTGGTGGCGGCGGCTACAACCGCAGCAACAACCGCTATTAA
- a CDS encoding damage-control phosphatase ARMT1 family protein, protein MANISHIPKLPIPPSLLGSEVGSFTEYTVTQRMPAIARKVIAENNFSFEINTSLENLARELPAGYVQPLFDKTAVDFSAWNTYLELYKGQRWLDVPWFFAETYFFRLILEITNYFCPGVWQGVDPFELQKSQSLEASLDSIILLCDRANNWLNNSQLKGESNQTALIALLYFALWGNRVDLSLWSASESDRSRFDIQTQLAHILVNDASQVTELLTNSQGGRIDFVVDNAGFELVCDLFLVDFLLSSGLANRVYLHLKPHPTFVSDAMIKDVHDTISFLAATGNQQLTSFTQRLQNNIASGRLVLSEDYFWTSPLAFWEIPNSLKNELANASLVIVKGDANYRRLLGDRHWNFSTNIADIVCYLPVPMVALRTLKSEVAVGLKPEVIEKVAKSDSSWLTNGQWGVIQLVI, encoded by the coding sequence GTGGCGAATATATCCCACATCCCCAAATTACCCATACCACCGTCTCTTTTGGGGTCAGAAGTTGGTTCTTTTACTGAGTATACAGTTACTCAACGAATGCCTGCGATCGCTCGCAAAGTTATCGCTGAAAATAATTTCTCGTTTGAAATTAATACTAGCTTAGAAAACCTAGCTAGAGAATTGCCAGCAGGATATGTGCAACCTCTTTTTGATAAGACTGCTGTAGATTTTTCAGCCTGGAATACATATTTAGAATTATACAAAGGTCAGCGTTGGCTAGATGTTCCTTGGTTTTTTGCCGAAACTTATTTTTTTCGGCTAATACTAGAAATTACTAATTATTTTTGCCCTGGTGTCTGGCAAGGTGTCGATCCATTTGAGTTACAAAAGTCTCAAAGTTTAGAAGCATCTTTAGATTCGATTATTCTATTGTGCGATCGGGCTAACAATTGGTTAAATAATTCCCAACTGAAGGGAGAATCAAATCAAACAGCTTTAATCGCACTGTTATATTTTGCTTTGTGGGGAAATCGAGTTGACTTGAGTTTATGGTCAGCATCCGAGAGCGATCGCAGTCGTTTTGATATTCAAACCCAACTAGCTCATATCTTAGTAAATGATGCCTCCCAAGTCACGGAATTATTAACCAATTCTCAAGGGGGACGGATTGATTTTGTTGTAGACAATGCTGGTTTTGAACTTGTTTGTGATTTATTTTTAGTGGATTTTTTATTAAGTAGCGGATTGGCTAATCGGGTTTATCTACACTTAAAGCCACATCCGACTTTTGTATCTGATGCCATGATTAAGGATGTACATGACACAATAAGTTTTTTAGCCGCTACTGGAAATCAACAACTTACATCCTTTACCCAAAGACTGCAAAACAATATTGCATCAGGGCGTTTAGTACTATCTGAAGATTACTTTTGGACATCACCTTTAGCCTTTTGGGAAATACCCAACTCCCTCAAAAATGAGTTAGCCAATGCGAGTTTGGTTATAGTCAAAGGAGATGCCAATTATCGCCGATTACTAGGCGATCGCCATTGGAATTTTAGCACCAACATTGCAGATATAGTCTGCTACCTACCCGTGCCAATGGTAGCTCTACGCACCCTAAAGTCAGAAGTAGCAGTTGGTTTAAAACCAGAAGTTATTGAGAAAGTAGCAAAATCTGACTCTTCTTGGTTGACAAATGGACAGTGGGGTGTGATTCAGTTGGTGATTTAG
- a CDS encoding type II toxin-antitoxin system VapC family toxin, with protein sequence MHSEVFLDTSFAIALSAPSDRLHDRALHLAKMLQVAETRLVTTQAVMLEIGNALSQQPYRQAAIILLNSLVADSKVEIVPLSQELYERAFQLYRERTEKEWGFVDCVSFIVMQYSGITEALTADEHFQQAGFRALLRENLP encoded by the coding sequence ATGCATTCTGAAGTCTTTCTTGATACATCATTTGCCATTGCCTTATCTGCACCGAGCGATCGCTTGCATGACCGAGCCTTACATCTGGCTAAAATGTTACAAGTAGCAGAAACTCGTTTGGTGACAACACAGGCGGTGATGTTGGAAATTGGCAATGCCTTATCCCAACAACCTTATCGTCAGGCGGCAATCATATTATTAAATTCTCTAGTAGCAGACTCCAAAGTCGAAATTGTCCCCCTTTCCCAAGAACTTTACGAACGTGCTTTCCAGCTATATCGCGAACGAACAGAGAAAGAATGGGGATTTGTCGATTGCGTATCTTTTATTGTTATGCAATATAGCGGCATCACTGAAGCACTAACTGCCGATGAGCATTTTCAACAAGCAGGCTTTCGAGCATTACTGCGAGAAAATTTGCCGTAG
- a CDS encoding efflux RND transporter permease subunit: MQQVKNGGGFSISAISIRQHIGTLMLTLAVIVMGVFFVVKLPVDLLPSITYPRIGVRIQAPGISPEVAVDEVTRPLEEAFAATEGVVQIFSQTREGQINLDLFFQPGGNIDQALNDATAAFNRARSTLPDAIEEPRLFKVDPSQLPVYELALTSPSLEGVDLRVFAEEELARELSVVSGVAGVDISGGVQEEVRVNIDLDRLQALGVGLTDVLDELRDRNIDISGGRILGQNSEPLTRTVGRFQNANEISNLSFEVSSAPSSPVTSTQSPLASTQSPVPNRRVYLRDFAEVIDGSEQQRVYVLLNGEEAVKVSIQKQPDANTINVVEGVKKRLEELRQSGVIPEGTILTPTLDESRFIRNSISNVTSSGLIGTGLAAIAVLLFLGSLRQTFIIVLAIPLATLAAIILMGLFGLSINVFSLGGLALGVGIVVDNSIVMLENIAEGAGMTPGKDNRTSLNSQQLIYQAEKSSQEVESALIASTSTNLVAVLPFLLIGGFIALLFNELILTITFSVAASILIAVTVVPMLASRMLAWKFSSRLSEFWLLQKFNNRFDASTRGYGSFLAGILRWRLVTVAIAIILFGGGSLWMAPQIPQEILPRINTGQANLNAQFPPGTPLETNQKVMVAVDEIIRKQPETEYVFSTIGGSLFGNTTNANALRASSNITLKAGTNVQAYVERVTQELNKLNLAGIRLRLSPGQVRGLILSNSPIRGADVDVMLQGNDVNNLEEAGRQVLAALEEQATLARFRPDADDRQPEIQILPDWERVSALGLTTTQIGETIQTALEGSVPTQLQRGNRLVDVRVKLNEKSLQAASQLQRLPLFVDNNRQIRLSDVAKIAEAQAPGEVQRINQRQVFLIAGNLTQGASLSEALEQVSTVLDSLDLPEGVSRLPSSAAESNQQLQSSLQLLGGLAAFLVFVVMAVQYNSLIDPLVIMFTIPLALAGGIFGLYITKTAIGATVIVGAVLLVGIVVNNAIIMVELANQILEREKVDRKTAILKAAPQRLRPILMTTITTVLGMFPLALGIGEGSEFLQPLGVVVFSGLSLATVLTLFIIPCFYTLLHDLLGGNWAKPVLIRLQGFTKKLTN, translated from the coding sequence ATGCAGCAAGTAAAAAACGGCGGCGGATTTAGTATCAGTGCTATATCAATCCGCCAACACATCGGCACACTCATGCTGACGTTGGCAGTGATAGTCATGGGTGTATTTTTTGTTGTAAAGTTACCCGTGGATTTACTACCATCAATTACCTATCCTCGAATTGGTGTGCGAATACAAGCACCTGGGATTTCCCCAGAGGTAGCAGTTGATGAAGTTACCAGACCCCTAGAAGAAGCCTTTGCGGCTACCGAGGGTGTGGTACAGATTTTTTCCCAAACTCGTGAGGGACAGATAAATTTGGATCTGTTCTTTCAACCAGGTGGCAATATTGACCAAGCTTTAAACGATGCGACAGCTGCTTTTAACAGAGCTAGAAGCACATTACCAGACGCCATCGAAGAACCACGCTTATTTAAAGTTGATCCTTCCCAATTGCCAGTTTACGAATTGGCATTAACTTCGCCCTCTCTAGAAGGCGTTGATTTGCGCGTTTTTGCCGAAGAAGAACTAGCCCGCGAACTGAGTGTTGTATCTGGAGTTGCAGGGGTAGATATATCGGGAGGAGTTCAAGAAGAAGTTAGGGTAAATATTGATTTGGATCGGTTGCAAGCTTTGGGTGTAGGTTTAACCGATGTCCTAGATGAACTCAGAGATCGCAACATAGATATTTCTGGTGGTCGGATTTTAGGGCAGAATTCTGAACCCTTAACCCGTACCGTTGGGCGGTTCCAAAATGCCAATGAAATTAGCAATCTTTCTTTTGAAGTCTCTTCTGCTCCTTCTTCCCCAGTCACCAGTACCCAGTCCCCACTCGCCAGTACCCAATCCCCAGTCCCCAACCGCCGCGTCTATTTGCGTGACTTTGCTGAAGTCATTGATGGCTCAGAACAACAACGGGTGTACGTTCTACTCAACGGGGAAGAAGCTGTAAAAGTCAGCATCCAAAAGCAGCCCGATGCTAACACCATTAACGTTGTTGAAGGTGTGAAAAAACGCTTGGAAGAACTCCGGCAATCTGGGGTAATTCCCGAAGGGACAATTCTTACACCCACCTTGGATGAGTCGCGGTTTATTCGCAACTCTATCTCCAATGTTACCAGTTCTGGGTTGATTGGTACTGGACTAGCTGCGATCGCAGTTCTCCTATTTCTTGGTTCTCTACGACAAACTTTCATCATCGTCCTAGCCATCCCCTTAGCAACCCTAGCTGCCATCATCTTGATGGGGCTATTTGGCTTATCTATCAACGTTTTTAGTTTGGGTGGTCTAGCGCTGGGTGTGGGTATTGTGGTAGATAACTCCATCGTCATGTTAGAGAACATTGCCGAAGGGGCTGGGATGACTCCCGGTAAGGATAATAGAACCAGCTTGAATTCGCAGCAACTAATTTATCAAGCAGAAAAAAGTAGCCAAGAAGTAGAATCAGCTTTAATTGCTTCTACTAGTACAAACTTGGTAGCTGTATTACCGTTTTTGCTGATCGGCGGTTTTATCGCACTACTATTTAATGAGTTAATTCTCACCATCACCTTTTCAGTTGCAGCTTCAATTTTGATTGCCGTAACCGTTGTACCAATGCTTGCTTCCCGGATGTTGGCATGGAAGTTTTCCAGCCGTCTGAGCGAATTTTGGCTTTTGCAAAAGTTTAATAACCGCTTTGATGCTTCTACCAGAGGATACGGCAGTTTTTTAGCTGGGATATTACGCTGGCGATTGGTTACGGTAGCGATCGCTATTATCCTTTTTGGCGGCGGCAGTTTGTGGATGGCTCCGCAAATTCCCCAAGAAATTCTCCCCCGCATCAACACCGGACAAGCCAACTTAAACGCCCAATTTCCTCCCGGTACACCTTTAGAAACCAACCAAAAAGTAATGGTTGCGGTGGATGAGATTATCCGCAAGCAGCCAGAAACAGAATATGTTTTCTCTACAATTGGTGGCTCCCTCTTTGGGAACACTACCAATGCTAATGCCCTACGAGCTTCCAGCAATATTACCTTGAAGGCGGGTACTAATGTCCAAGCTTATGTAGAACGAGTTACCCAAGAGTTGAACAAGCTAAATTTAGCAGGAATTCGCCTGCGTCTTTCCCCCGGTCAAGTACGGGGTTTGATTCTCAGCAACTCTCCGATCCGTGGTGCTGATGTTGACGTGATGCTTCAGGGAAATGACGTAAATAATTTAGAAGAAGCTGGTCGTCAGGTACTAGCAGCCTTGGAAGAACAAGCTACACTAGCTAGATTTCGTCCCGATGCAGACGATCGCCAACCAGAAATTCAGATTCTTCCTGATTGGGAGAGAGTTTCAGCTTTGGGTTTAACTACCACACAAATTGGGGAAACAATTCAGACTGCTCTTGAAGGTAGCGTACCAACTCAGTTGCAACGCGGCAACCGTTTAGTCGATGTTCGCGTCAAGTTGAATGAAAAATCATTGCAAGCAGCTTCTCAGTTGCAGAGGTTGCCGTTGTTTGTCGATAACAATCGCCAAATTCGCTTGAGTGATGTTGCCAAAATTGCTGAAGCTCAAGCCCCAGGAGAAGTTCAGCGAATCAACCAGCGTCAGGTTTTCTTAATTGCTGGCAACTTAACACAGGGAGCTAGCCTTAGTGAGGCCCTAGAACAGGTCAGTACGGTACTAGATAGTCTAGATTTACCTGAAGGTGTTAGCCGCTTACCCAGTTCAGCAGCAGAATCTAATCAGCAACTCCAAAGCTCACTACAACTATTAGGTGGATTAGCTGCCTTTTTAGTCTTTGTGGTGATGGCGGTGCAATACAATTCCCTCATCGACCCGCTAGTAATTATGTTTACAATTCCCTTGGCATTAGCTGGGGGGATTTTTGGACTTTACATCACCAAAACTGCCATTGGTGCGACAGTGATTGTCGGCGCGGTTTTACTGGTGGGTATTGTAGTTAATAACGCCATCATCATGGTGGAATTGGCCAATCAAATTCTCGAACGGGAAAAAGTTGACCGGAAAACTGCGATTTTGAAAGCGGCTCCTCAACGCCTACGACCAATATTAATGACAACCATTACCACTGTTTTAGGTATGTTTCCCCTAGCCTTAGGAATTGGGGAAGGTTCAGAATTTCTGCAACCATTAGGCGTGGTAGTGTTTTCGGGCTTATCTTTGGCAACAGTGCTGACGCTGTTTATCATTCCCTGTTTTTATACCCTGTTGCACGATTTGCTGGGTGGAAATTGGGCGAAGCCAGTGTTAATCCGGTTGCAGGGATTTACCAAAAAACTTACAAACTAA
- a CDS encoding metallophosphoesterase, with protein sequence MKLISDPPIPVKIQKMKERVRWMHPSFVQRGIDQTSLVIDDRRQDNPEFSFMVIGDSGTKSHSRHHPQRKVAELMLTHRDDCSFVLHTGDVIYVVGSQEYYSTNFIEPYREFLVDGDNPKGIPYDRMVFNLPFLPVLGNHDYYDVPLMYRLFTGTTSSLRRLFRYKDIEIGWHGSYQGNAYARAFMDYTQAMSPQELERHLDRHYTAKTDTGRCLRYEPGQFTRLPNRYYTFRYGGIDFFALDSNTFNTPSPLPATQEGEIYRRELQKRRQEIDREELEILGICDKLNPDKPTEAELLDDFSAKLDQINEIKIDIEKQLASHQMPAIDFEQLEWLRSRLIESWNTSEVRGRVIFFHHPPYVTEATKWNQAQTLAVRHRLRWVFEQVAETLGTLIKERPIVDLILNGHAHCLEHLCTTDTGFADSHINCIISGGSGHRPRYQRREGTELMETFAEIAGKPTRKVADSTLFVGRHNYNFQNRLPYSCVRIDVLDGSPPKFIIRPLITERFEQEWHNTELEPFVI encoded by the coding sequence ATGAAATTGATTTCCGATCCACCGATTCCTGTAAAAATTCAAAAGATGAAGGAACGGGTGCGGTGGATGCATCCAAGTTTTGTGCAACGGGGAATTGACCAAACCAGTCTAGTTATTGACGATCGCAGGCAAGATAATCCAGAATTTTCCTTTATGGTTATCGGCGATTCCGGCACTAAATCTCATTCTCGACACCATCCCCAACGAAAAGTTGCCGAACTGATGCTGACTCACCGCGATGATTGCAGCTTTGTGTTGCACACTGGCGATGTAATCTATGTGGTGGGTTCCCAAGAATATTATTCAACAAACTTTATTGAGCCTTACCGGGAATTTCTTGTCGATGGTGACAACCCGAAAGGCATTCCTTATGACCGTATGGTGTTTAATCTGCCGTTCTTGCCAGTACTTGGTAATCATGATTACTACGATGTACCGTTGATGTACCGTTTATTTACTGGCACAACATCGTCACTACGTCGCCTGTTCCGCTACAAAGATATCGAGATTGGCTGGCATGGATCGTATCAAGGTAATGCTTATGCACGGGCATTTATGGACTACACTCAAGCGATGTCTCCACAAGAGTTAGAACGTCATTTAGATCGGCACTACACTGCAAAGACCGACACAGGGCGCTGTTTGCGTTATGAACCTGGACAGTTTACCCGTTTACCCAATCGCTATTACACCTTTCGTTACGGCGGGATTGACTTTTTTGCACTCGATTCTAATACCTTTAATACACCATCACCTTTACCTGCAACTCAAGAGGGAGAAATTTACCGTCGGGAATTACAAAAGCGTCGCCAGGAAATAGATCGAGAAGAATTGGAGATTTTGGGAATATGCGATAAACTCAACCCAGATAAACCCACCGAAGCCGAACTACTTGATGACTTTAGTGCCAAATTAGACCAAATAAACGAAATCAAAATCGACATTGAAAAACAACTAGCATCTCATCAAATGCCTGCGATCGATTTTGAACAACTTGAATGGTTGCGAAGCAGACTAATCGAATCTTGGAACACCTCCGAAGTGCGTGGACGTGTAATCTTTTTCCACCATCCTCCCTACGTCACAGAAGCTACCAAGTGGAATCAGGCCCAAACCTTGGCAGTTCGTCACCGTTTGCGCTGGGTATTTGAACAAGTGGCAGAAACTCTTGGTACTCTAATTAAAGAACGTCCCATAGTCGATTTGATTTTAAACGGTCACGCTCACTGTTTGGAGCATCTTTGCACAACTGACACCGGATTTGCAGACTCGCATATTAACTGTATTATCTCTGGTGGCAGCGGTCATCGTCCCCGCTATCAACGGCGAGAAGGGACTGAATTGATGGAAACTTTTGCTGAGATTGCAGGTAAACCCACTCGGAAAGTTGCGGATTCAACGCTATTTGTAGGCCGTCATAATTACAATTTCCAGAACCGACTGCCCTATTCATGTGTGCGGATTGATGTTCTGGATGGTAGCCCGCCCAAGTTTATCATTAGACCGTTGATTACTGAACGGTTTGAACAAGAGTGGCATAACACAGAACTGGAACCTTTTGTTATTTAA
- a CDS encoding NAD(P)H-quinone oxidoreductase subunit N: MALITTGNGLIRDLEKFGALGVYVPLEGGYEGRYQRRLRAAGYTTLHITAKGLGDVAAYLTRIHGVRPPHLGKKSTGSGAAVGQVHYLPPILNSHLEQLPPKSKGLVLWIIEGHILSNEEVEYLTNLPQLEPRVKVIIERGGDRAFRWTSLEKTLLAS, translated from the coding sequence ATGGCACTAATTACCACTGGCAACGGTTTAATCCGCGATCTGGAAAAATTTGGCGCTCTTGGAGTGTATGTACCTCTGGAAGGGGGTTATGAAGGTCGATATCAGCGCCGACTACGGGCTGCTGGCTATACCACCCTTCACATTACCGCTAAGGGACTGGGTGACGTAGCTGCGTATCTCACAAGAATTCATGGAGTCAGACCTCCTCATCTTGGTAAAAAAAGTACTGGTAGCGGTGCAGCAGTAGGTCAGGTACACTATCTACCCCCAATTCTCAATTCTCATCTAGAACAGTTACCACCAAAGTCAAAGGGGCTGGTCTTGTGGATTATTGAAGGGCATATTCTTTCTAATGAGGAAGTTGAGTATTTAACGAATTTACCTCAGCTAGAACCACGAGTGAAAGTCATTATTGAGAGAGGTGGCGATCGCGCTTTCCGTTGGACTTCTCTAGAAAAAACTCTGTTAGCTAGCTAA